Proteins encoded within one genomic window of Ovis aries strain OAR_USU_Benz2616 breed Rambouillet chromosome 1, ARS-UI_Ramb_v3.0, whole genome shotgun sequence:
- the LOC101115653 gene encoding 14-3-3 protein theta-like yields the protein MEKTELIQMAEQAERYDDMTTCMKAVTEQDAELSNEERNLLSVAYKNVVGGHRSAWRVISSIEQKTDTSDKKLQLIKDYREKVESELRSICTTVLELLDKYVIANATNPESKVFYLKMKGDYFRYLAEVACGDDRKQTIDNSQVAYQEAFDISKKEMQPTHPIWLGLALNFSVFCCEILNNPELACTLAKTAFDEAIAELDTLNEDWYKDSTLIMQLLRDNLTLWTSDSAGKECDVAEGAEN from the coding sequence ATGGAGAAGACGGAGCTGATTCAGATGGCCGAGCAGGCCGAGCGCTACGACGACATGACCACCTGCATGAAGGCCGTGACGGAGCAGGACGCCGAGCTGTCCAACGAGGAGCGCAACCTGCTGTCGGTGGCCTACAAGAACGTGGTCGGGGGCCACCGGTCCGCCTGGAGGGTCATCTCCAGCATCGAGCAGAAGACCGACACCTCGGACAAGAAGCTGCAGCTGATCAAGGACTACCGAGAGAAAGTGGAGTCCGAGCTGAGGTCCATCTGCACCACGGTCCTGGAATTGTTGGATAAGTATGTAATAGCCAATGCAACTAATCCAGAGAGTAAGGTCTTCTATCTGAAAATGAAGGGAGATTACTTCCGGTACCTTGCTGAAGTTGCTTGTGGAGATGATCGGAAACAAACGATAGATAATTCCCAAGTAGCTTACCAAGAGGCTTTCGATATAAGCAAGAAAGAGATGCAACCCACACACCCCATCTGGCTGGGGCTGGCTCTTAACTTTTCTGTGTTCTGCTGTGAGATCCTCAATAACCCAGAACTGGCCTGCACACTGGCTAAAACGGCTTTTGATGAGGCTATTGCAGAACTGGACACACTGAATGAAGACTGGTACAAAGACAGCACCCTCATCATGCAGCTGCTGAGAGACAACCTCACATTATGGACATCAGACAGTGCAGGAAAAGAATGTGATGTGGCAGAAGGGGCAGAAAACTGA